Proteins encoded together in one Chitinophaga sp. LS1 window:
- a CDS encoding transglutaminase domain-containing protein, translating into MNIHSYTLLILLLLHSVYAKSQDDPDNIELANSSETFEFQYNTKQKQVTVKQLIHKDFVCNSFRATIPFSEPYNNQEEITDLTILTDGKKNRTITPTYDYLNIDEYFYSDQKICYFNIPFSKQGAHNEVNIEKAIRDPRYLTTVYLTDYYPSKQKTISIIVPRWMNIDIHTFHFENQHIKTEKTYDKDRDADIYTYTATNLPAMKKSSMSPGPSWIYPHILVRSKRADYKGEQTVYFNTTNDLYQWCHNLASQLHPDTATLGAKAREITAGIPDKFDQLKAIFYWVEENIRYIAFEDGLAGFRPDEAHEVLRKKYGDCKGMANLTKELLVRCGLDARLCWIGTNHIMYDHSIPSLNADNHMICAVQYNNKWWFLDATEKYMQPGIYAERIAGRQVMIENGDNVLLENIPVTTPAQNARLFKESLTIEGNSMTGKIKYKYNGESKSDLLYNINLTKKDRVQTSLETYITNKNSHYKISNVTTTRLDQRDGDLEVSFDLQYPDAVSSFGKEMYIDIDYNKEYNNAVIDTVKRKTDIRFDCKNNYITETELLIPAGYKMTSLPEDLHISSPNFIFDITYKATGNKITYRKQLQINNTYLQKAAFGDWNKAVSALSQKYLEQITLTQQ; encoded by the coding sequence ATGAATATCCATTCTTATACCTTGTTAATTTTGTTATTGCTACACTCCGTTTATGCAAAATCACAAGACGACCCGGACAATATCGAACTAGCCAATTCCTCCGAAACATTCGAGTTTCAATACAATACCAAACAAAAGCAGGTCACGGTAAAACAACTTATCCATAAAGACTTTGTCTGCAACAGCTTCCGCGCCACCATCCCCTTCTCCGAGCCCTACAATAACCAGGAAGAGATCACGGACCTCACAATCCTGACAGACGGCAAAAAAAACCGGACTATCACGCCCACTTACGATTATCTGAATATTGACGAATACTTCTACTCTGACCAAAAGATCTGCTACTTCAATATTCCCTTTTCCAAACAAGGGGCACACAATGAAGTGAACATCGAAAAAGCCATTCGCGATCCCCGCTATCTGACCACCGTTTATCTGACGGACTACTACCCTTCCAAACAAAAAACCATCAGCATCATCGTACCCCGCTGGATGAACATAGACATCCATACTTTCCATTTCGAAAATCAGCACATAAAAACGGAAAAGACGTACGATAAAGATCGGGATGCGGACATCTATACTTATACCGCCACGAACCTGCCTGCCATGAAGAAAAGCTCCATGAGCCCGGGGCCAAGCTGGATCTATCCTCATATTTTAGTTCGCAGCAAGCGTGCAGATTATAAAGGAGAGCAAACCGTTTACTTTAATACGACCAACGACCTGTATCAATGGTGTCATAACCTGGCATCCCAGCTGCACCCAGATACCGCCACTTTAGGGGCTAAAGCCAGGGAAATTACCGCTGGTATTCCGGACAAATTTGATCAGTTAAAAGCTATTTTTTACTGGGTAGAAGAAAACATCCGCTATATCGCATTCGAAGATGGTCTTGCTGGTTTCCGTCCTGACGAAGCGCACGAGGTACTGCGCAAGAAATACGGAGATTGTAAAGGCATGGCCAACCTTACAAAAGAGCTGCTCGTGCGTTGTGGTTTGGATGCAAGACTCTGCTGGATAGGTACGAATCATATTATGTACGATCATAGTATTCCTTCCCTGAATGCGGACAATCACATGATATGTGCCGTACAATACAACAATAAATGGTGGTTCCTCGATGCGACTGAAAAGTATATGCAACCCGGCATCTATGCAGAACGAATAGCCGGCAGACAAGTGATGATTGAAAACGGAGACAATGTGCTGTTAGAAAATATTCCTGTCACCACACCGGCACAAAACGCCCGCCTGTTCAAGGAATCCCTGACCATAGAAGGAAACAGTATGACTGGCAAAATAAAATACAAATACAATGGTGAAAGCAAATCTGACTTGCTGTACAACATAAACCTGACTAAAAAAGACAGGGTACAGACATCACTGGAAACTTACATCACCAACAAGAATAGTCACTATAAAATATCCAATGTCACCACTACCCGGCTGGATCAGCGGGACGGCGATCTGGAAGTAAGTTTTGATCTACAGTATCCTGATGCCGTATCTTCATTTGGCAAAGAGATGTATATCGATATCGACTACAACAAGGAATATAACAACGCGGTGATCGATACTGTAAAACGTAAGACTGACATCCGTTTCGACTGCAAAAATAATTACATCACAGAGACAGAGCTGCTTATACCTGCAGGGTATAAAATGACTTCCCTGCCGGAGGATCTGCATATTTCTTCACCTAATTTCATTTTTGACATCACCTACAAGGCCACTGGCAATAAGATCACTTACCGCAAGCAATTGCAGATCAATAACACTTATTTGCAAAAAGCCGCTTTCGGGGACTGGAATAAAGCGGTATCCGCATTATCACAAAAATACCTGGAACAAATAACCCTTACCCAACAGTAA